Proteins found in one Crassostrea angulata isolate pt1a10 chromosome 3, ASM2561291v2, whole genome shotgun sequence genomic segment:
- the LOC128177021 gene encoding mitochondrial substrate carrier family protein ucpB-like, translating to MGRLENEQQWRFLLAGISNMCGASVTNPVDVIKIRMQLENELAVHEGLSAIKNRYYDGFVKGGSRIVRDEGIGGLYKGLLPSLMREGSYSTIRLGAYEPLKVYFGATDPAHTPLWKKICAGAISGTIGSAIATPTDLVKVRMQAQGKLFDGEVPRYKSTFSAFKEIIQTQGLRGLYTGVGPTVKRAAILTATQIPSYDHAKHTILNAEIMQEGPALHVISSMIAGFMTALTTSPVDVIKTRIMNQKSHGVAHHERMYKNAFDCFLKTLRSEGPLGLYKGFIPNWMRIGPHTIITFFIFEELRHLIGMDPV from the exons ATGGGGCGGCTGGAGAACGAGCAGCAATGGCGGTTTCTGCTGGCTGGGATATCGAACATGTGTGGGGCATCAG TAACGAACCCGGTTGATGTCATAAAGATCCGGATGCAGCTGGAGAACGAGCTGGCCGTACACGAGGGTCTGAGCGCCATCAAGAACCGCTACTATGACGGATTTGTGAAGGGAGGGTCGAGGATCGTACGGGACGAGGGGATAGGGGGCCTCTACAAGGG CCTTCTGCCGTCTTTGATGCGGGAGGGGTCCTACAGTACAATCAGACTGGGCGCCTACGAACCGCTGAAGGTGTACTTTGGCGCCACCGACCCTGCTCATACCCCGCTGTGGAAGAAAATTTGTGCCGGGGCTATATCAG GGACCATCGGGAGCGCCATTGCGACGCCGACAGATCTGGTCAAAGTCAGGATGCAAGCCCAGGGCAAGCTCTTTGATGGAGAAGTGCCCAGATACAAGAGTACATTTTCGGCATTCAAAGAGATTATCCAGACCCAGGGCCTCCGAGGGCTGTATACTGGCGTGGGGCCCACCGTAAAACGAGCAGCCATATTGACGGCTACCCAA ATTCCAAGCTATGATCACGCAAAACACACCATTTTGAACGCTGAAATTATGCAGGAAGGCCCTGCTCTTCACGTGATATCTTCCATGATAGCAGGGTTCATGACAGCACTGACCACATCACCAGTTGACGTCATCAAAACACGAATCATGAACCAAAAGTCACATG gtgtagCTCATCATGAGCGTATGTACAAGAATGCCTTTGACTGTTTCTTAAAGACTTTGAGGTCAGAGGGACCTCTTGGACTGTATAAGGGCTTCATCCCTAACTGGATGCGTATAGGACCTCACACAATCATCACATTCTTTATATTTGAGGAACTCCGCCACCTCATAGGAATGGACCCTGTATAA